The DNA region TGCGCTACCTGCACGCCAACGGCGCCTCGCTCTTCTTCTTTGCCGTCTATGTCCACATCTTCCGCGGTCTTTACTACGGCAGCTACAAGGCGCCCCGCGAAGTGACCTGGATCATCGGCATGCTGATCTACCTCGCGATGATGGCGACCGCCTTCATGGGCTACGTTCTGCCCTGGGGCCAGATGTCGTTCTGGGGGGCCACGGTGATCACCGGCCTGTTCGGCGCCATCCCCGGCATCGGGCCGGACATCCAGACCTGGCTTCTTGGCGGGCCGGCGGTGGACAATGCCACGCTGAACCGCTTCTTCTCGCTGCATTACCTGTTGCCCTTCGTCATCGCGGCGCTGGTCGTCCTGCACATCTGGGCCTTCCACACCACCGGCAACAACAACCCCACCGGGGTCGAAGTGCGCCGCACGTCGAAGGAAGACGCCAAGAAGGACACGGTTCCCTTCTGGCCCTACTATGTCATCAAGGACCTCTTCGCCCTTGTCGTGATCCTGGCGATCTTCTTCGCCGTGGTCGGCTTCATGCCCAACTACCTGGGTCACCCCGACAACTACATCGAGGCGAACCCCCTCTCGACCCCCGCCCACATCGTGCCCGAATGGTACTTCCTGCCGTTCTACGCGATCCTGCGCGCCTTCACCGGCGACGTCTGGGTGGTGCAGCTGGTGAACTTCCTGTCCTTCGGCATCATCGACGCCAAGTTCTTCGGCGTTCTGGCGATGTTCGGCGCCATCCTGGCGCTGGCCCTTGTGCCGTGGCTCGACACCTCGTCGGTCCGTTCGGGCAAGTACCGGCCGATGTTCAAGTGGTGGTTCTGGCTTCTGGCCGTGGACTTCGTCGTGCTGATGTGGGTGGGCGCCATGCCCGCCGAAGGGGTCTACACTTGGATCTCGCTCATCGCCTCGACCTACTGGTTCGCCTATTTCCTCGTGATCCTGCCGCTTCTCGGCGTGATCGAAAAGCCGCTGCCGCAACCGGCGACGATCGAGGAAGACTTCAACGCCCACTATGGCCCCAAAGCCCATCCGGCCGAGTGAGAAAGGAACTGACCAAGATGTTCAGGAACATCACTCTCGCGGCCGTGTCGGCGCTGGCGCTGACCTCCGGGGCGGCCCTGGCCGAGAACGAGGTGCACATCGAAGATGTCGCCTTCTCCTTCGAAGGACCATTCGGCACCTTCGACCAGTTCCAGCTGCAGCGCGGCCTTCAGGTCTATACCGAGGTCTGTGCGGCCTGCCACGGGCTGAAATATGTGCCGATCCGCACGCTGGCCGATCCCGGCGGCCCGGAACTGCCCGAAGACCAGGTGCGCGCCTATGCGGCGGCCTTCCCGGTCAACGACCCCGAGGCCAACAACCATCTGATCGACCCGGCAACGGGCGAACCGCGCGTGCTGGCCCCGATGGACAAGTTCCCGGCCAACAACGCGGCCGGCGCACCGGACCTGAGCCTGGTGGCCAAGTCGCGTGCGGCCTTCCACGGCCCCTACGGCACGGGCATCAACCAGCTCTTCAAGGGCATCGGCGGGCCGGAATACATCCACGCCCTGCTGACCGGCTACGAAGAATCGCCTGCCTGCGCGGGCGACTATGACACCGGCTACTACAACAAGGCCTTCGCCAAGGGCGGCATCCCCGACGGCTGCAAGGACGAAGCCGGCCACGCCACCATCGAAGGCAGCTGGATCGCGATGCCCCCGCCCCTGTCGGACGACATCGTCACCTATGCCGACGGTACGCCGGCGACTGTGGACCAGATGTCGATGGACGTGGCCAGCTTCCTGATGTGGGCGGCGGAACCCAAGATGATGGCGCGCAAGGAAGCCGGCTTCGTCGCCGTGGTCTTCCTCGTGATCCTCGCGAGCCTGCTCTACCTCACCAACAAGAAGCTCTGGGCCGGCGTGAAGGGCAAGAAGTTCGTCTGACGCCCCTGCCTTGGTCGACAGCAAACCCCGCCCCTTCCGGGCGGGGTTTCCTTTTCCGGCTCAGGCCATGCGCAGCCAGACAGCGGTGGCGGTCGCCGAGGTGATCTCCGATGACAGGAACCCCCAGTTCGCCGGCGACGGCGTGCCATAGGCCAGCACCCGGCGCAGGACTTTCCGCGCGGTCGTGACCGGGCTTCCGCCATTGATGTCGGGCGTGGCCGCCGCCGCCCAGGCAGACACGGTCGCGGTCGAGGAGTGGCGAAGGCCGATCCAGTAGGTCGCCCCGCCCCAAAGCGTCATCGAAACCGACGCGGCCTTCAGACCCGTCGTACCGAAATCCAGATCGCCCGTCTCGGCCAGCTTCGCATCCGGTCGCCCGCTCGCGTCGGACTGGTAAACCACCAGCTTGCCAAGCGCCGAGGCGACAGCCGTCGTCACGTTCACCACCATCTGGTCGATGGTCAGGTCGGCGCGCGGCGCGAAGGGAAACAGATCCATCCGCCCCGCGCCGCCAACCACCGTCCCGGTCGTGGTGCCGCCGCCGATCGTGGTCAGCACATGCTCGCCCGAGGGCGGCACCAGCATCGACACCTGCGCCCCACCCACCGCGACAGAGGCCCCGCCACTGCGCACCCGCACCTGCCCGGCCGCCTGGTTGTACCAAAGCCATCCGTCCGCTGGTGCCGGGGGGTCTCCCGCCACCGGCCCAAGGGCAAGCCCGACCGGCAGCGTCACCCGGCCCGAAGCCGGGGCCTCCAGTGCCGTGACAAAGCTGCTGCCATTGCCCGAGACCTTCACCGAAAAGCTGTCGTTCCCCGCCAGGCCCATCTCGGCCCGCCCCGAAAAGCCCGTCTGGAACAGAAGGCTCGCCGTGTCGATCGGCGCCGCCTTGTTCACCTTCAGCTGGTGCCCCTGCCCCTCATGCGTCAGCAGCGTTGCCGCAGAGGATACCGCCAGCCGGTTCGTGGCATCGGCCGTGGTGTTCACCCCCACGCCCGCCTGCCCCTGCAGAAAAGCCGGCAGGCTGGCCGGCAAGTCGGTGAACAGCCCGCCCAGGCACACCCGCGCCCGTCCCGCACCCAGATCCCAGGCGATCCATCCGTCGCGCGGCGTCGCGAAATCCCAGCCATTGTTGCGCCACCGCGCCAGCAACCCCGCGCGTCCGACCCAGCCGCCGGTCGGCACCGGCCCCACACCCCAGGTCGCCCCTTCCTCGGGCGCCAGAGGCGGGTCGTTCACGTTGAACGCCTGCACGGCCAGATGCACCAGCCCGTCCAGCCGGTCGATGGCCTCGTTATGGGTCACATGCTTCTGCGCCTGGGACGCCATCATCAGCGGCAGTTCCAGGCGCGGGGTCTGATCGGGCATCGGGTCCTCTCCTTCGGCCGGTACGGCTTCAGGCGCGGACGATGCCACCGGGATGCTGAATCCCGTCTTGTCGCAGCGAACGCTGCTCAGCCGAACAGGAAGCGGTCCGCCGTCAGGTCGGCCATCGTCACGCCGAACAGCTGCAACTGCTCGCCATCAATGGTGAACCGCACGCCATGCGCCTGCGAGGTGGAGAAGCTCAGCACGCTCGCTTCCTCCAGGAAGCTGGCAAAGTCCGTGATCCCCGACCGGCCCGAAATCAGGATATGGTCGTCGGTCCTCGAAAAATCCTGGATCAGGCACATCGCCTCGCCCTTCGAGAAGACAAAGACATCCGCCCCCGTGCCCCCCCAGTACTGGTTCTTCCCGGCTCCGCCGGTCAGCACATCGCTGCCTGCCTCGCCATACAGCCGGTCGTCACCCTGCTCGCCCCACAGCTCATCCGCATCCGCCCCGCCGTACAGATAGTCGACCGCCGCCCCGCCACGCAGCGTGTCGTTCCCGGCATAGCCATAGAACCGGTCCGCGCCGTTGCCCCCGGTCACCATGGTACCCGCCCCGTTGCCATAAACGGTGGTCGCCTTGTCGCTCGTCTCCACGTCAAAGGCCGCGCTGCCCGCCAGCGTCACCCGCACCGCCACGTCCGAAAGCTCCAGCGTGCCGTGGATGCCGGCCCCGCCGCGGATCGTCAGGTTGTCCTGATCCACATCCAGTCGCCCGTCCTCGGGCAAGGCCGCCTGAGAAAGGATGTCCACCCCGCGCGACTTGGCGATCAGGTGCAAAGCCTGC from Neotabrizicola shimadae includes:
- the petB gene encoding cytochrome b, whose protein sequence is MAGIPHDHYEPKTGFEKWLHVRLPIVSLVYDTLMIPTPKNLNWMWIWGIVLAFCLALQIITGVVLVMHYTPQVDMAFASVEHIMRDVNGGFMLRYLHANGASLFFFAVYVHIFRGLYYGSYKAPREVTWIIGMLIYLAMMATAFMGYVLPWGQMSFWGATVITGLFGAIPGIGPDIQTWLLGGPAVDNATLNRFFSLHYLLPFVIAALVVLHIWAFHTTGNNNPTGVEVRRTSKEDAKKDTVPFWPYYVIKDLFALVVILAIFFAVVGFMPNYLGHPDNYIEANPLSTPAHIVPEWYFLPFYAILRAFTGDVWVVQLVNFLSFGIIDAKFFGVLAMFGAILALALVPWLDTSSVRSGKYRPMFKWWFWLLAVDFVVLMWVGAMPAEGVYTWISLIASTYWFAYFLVILPLLGVIEKPLPQPATIEEDFNAHYGPKAHPAE
- a CDS encoding DUF2793 domain-containing protein, translated to MPDQTPRLELPLMMASQAQKHVTHNEAIDRLDGLVHLAVQAFNVNDPPLAPEEGATWGVGPVPTGGWVGRAGLLARWRNNGWDFATPRDGWIAWDLGAGRARVCLGGLFTDLPASLPAFLQGQAGVGVNTTADATNRLAVSSAATLLTHEGQGHQLKVNKAAPIDTASLLFQTGFSGRAEMGLAGNDSFSVKVSGNGSSFVTALEAPASGRVTLPVGLALGPVAGDPPAPADGWLWYNQAAGQVRVRSGGASVAVGGAQVSMLVPPSGEHVLTTIGGGTTTGTVVGGAGRMDLFPFAPRADLTIDQMVVNVTTAVASALGKLVVYQSDASGRPDAKLAETGDLDFGTTGLKAASVSMTLWGGATYWIGLRHSSTATVSAWAAAATPDINGGSPVTTARKVLRRVLAYGTPSPANWGFLSSEITSATATAVWLRMA
- a CDS encoding cytochrome c1, whose translation is MFRNITLAAVSALALTSGAALAENEVHIEDVAFSFEGPFGTFDQFQLQRGLQVYTEVCAACHGLKYVPIRTLADPGGPELPEDQVRAYAAAFPVNDPEANNHLIDPATGEPRVLAPMDKFPANNAAGAPDLSLVAKSRAAFHGPYGTGINQLFKGIGGPEYIHALLTGYEESPACAGDYDTGYYNKAFAKGGIPDGCKDEAGHATIEGSWIAMPPPLSDDIVTYADGTPATVDQMSMDVASFLMWAAEPKMMARKEAGFVAVVFLVILASLLYLTNKKLWAGVKGKKFV